Below is a window of Stygiolobus azoricus DNA.
ACAAGTTATTGACGCTGCTAAAAGGTGTAAATGCACAGTATTACTGAAAGGTTATGTGGATGTAGTAAGTAATGGTTCGGAGTTTAGGTTGAATAAAACTGGTAACCCTGCTTTGGCGATAGGAGGTACAGGTGATACACTTACGGGAATCGTGGCTACGTTTATGGCTCAAAGGATTGATCCATATACTTCAGCATATATGGGGGTCTTTGTGAACAGCTTAGCAGGTTCTATAGCATATCAAAAACTCGGTGAACACTTAGTAGCTACAGATATAGTAGATCACATACCTGAGGTGCTGAATAATCCGGTAGAGGCGTTCAAAAACAAAGTATATAAAAGGATAATCAAAGACTAGGATTTAAACGCTTTTTTATTTCCCTCTCATTTTCTTTACTATTTCTAAGGCCTTATCTGCGTGTTCTTCTGCTTTCTTTAACTTCTCAAGAACCTCTACGATTTTCCCATTTTCATCTATTATAAAAGTGACTCTTTGTGCACTTGTTCCCTTTTCATTTAATACTTGATAAGCCTCGCTTATCTTTTTCTCTTTATCTGAAACAACTGGGAATTTTGCGTTGTATTTCTCAGCGAACCTCTTTTGAGTGCTTAAAGAATCTACGCTTACTCCTATGACTTCAGCGGATAGTTCCTTGAACTGATCATACAGTTCAACAAACCTCTGTATTTCCCTAGTACAGCCTGGTGTGAATGACTTAGGGTAGAAGTAAAGAACTACTATTGATTTGCCTTTATAATCGGATAGTTTAACTTTACCAGTGGTTGCTTCAGCTTCAAAATCAGGGGCATCTATACCTTTACTTAACGGCATAAGTAATCATCTAACCCACAAGTTTTAATAATTTAAGCTTTTATATCATATTTTCACACGCGTTACTAATATGAGGAAAATACCTAAGACTATGTCAACTCAACACCCTGACAATGCCAGAGTGCCTGAGTGGAATAAGGGCGAAGTAATAAGCGGTGAAGGCGAAGTAATTGAGGCTTTTTTAGCGTATTCCCATTATGGCGTGGATGAGGTCATGTGGGACGCAGAGGGAAAAGACGTAGATACTCACGTAGTTAGAAAACTACTTTCCCAATACCCTGAGTTTTTCAAGGAAAAAGTATTAGGTAGGGACATATTCCTAACATACAGAATTCCGAACCCGAAGATTGAGGGAGCAGAAAAGAAGGTATTCGCGGAAACTCTTCAAAGTATTCCGATCACCTATGACTTGGCAGAGAAATTCTATGATACAAAACCTACCCCTCCGGTATTCGAGGTGATTCTTCCTTTCACTACTGATTACAAAGAGTTGATCTCTATCGTAAAATACTATGAGAACGTGATAGTCAATACAGAGGACGTAAAACTCGTCGATGATATTTACGTGAAAGACCTTATAGGTGAGATAAACCCTAAAAAAATCGAAATAATACCGCTCATCGAAGACAGAGATTCTATGCTGAGAATAGATGAGATACTAGGCGGTTATGTTAAAGCGCTTAGACCTCCTTATATGAGGGTGTTTCTGGCGAGGTCGGACCCTGCAATGAACTACGGGATGATATCCGCTATACTTTCGGTGAAATACGCACTTAGTAGGCTAGGGAAGATAGAGAAACAACTTAACATATCTTTCTTCCCTATGTTAGGGGTAGGAGCATTACCGTTTAGAGGTCATTTTAGTCCTGAGAATGTAGATAGGACAATGGACGAATATAGAGGTGTTTATACTTATACAGTTCAGTCGGCTTTCAAATATGATTATGAAGACGATCAAGTAGTGAGTGCCATAAGGAAAGTTAACGAGAGGGAAGTTCAGGAGAAACCTATACTGAGTGATGATGAGGAAGAGATTCTTAAAAAGATAGCTAGATTGTATACTGAGAGTTATCAACCTATAATAGAGAACTTGGCAGATGTTATAAATAAAATAGCTCTTTTACTACCAAGAAGAAGAGCCAGAAAGTTACATATAGGATTGTTTGGATATTCGAGAAGTACAGGTAAGGTAACGTTACCCAGAGCGATATCGTTTACTGGTGCGCTTTATAGCCTAGGTATACCTCCTGAAATAATTGGAATTTCCTCTTTAGGCAAACTTAACGAGAAGGAATTCGAGGTATTTTCACAGAACTACAAATACTTTAAGTATGACATTCAATGCGCTGCCAGATTCATCAGCTTAGAGTCCCTTGAACTAATCAAACAAATTTGGAACGTGGATAAGGATACACTGGATAAGATAAAAGGAGATATCGACTTCGTAGAACACCAGTTAGGGATACACATTGGGGGAAATGACTACGTAAGTAGAAAGCATAACTTAATGACAAGTCTGGCGTTATTGGCGTTGAAAGAAGGACACGTAGATGAAGCTAAGAATTACCTTTTAGAAATGGCTAAAATAAGAAGATCATTGGGATGAGAGTATTAGTAAATGGATTATTACAGTTTGACTCGGGTAAAACTACTTTTTCCTTATCTTTATTATCAACCTTAATGCAAAATGGAATAGAAATTTTTCCTCACAAACCAGTGGCTGGTCATAACGCTTGGTACAGCTTTTCGACACTCTTGAGAAGTGAGGAGTTAAACGCTCTAGTTGGGAATGATGCGCTAAAATATTATGACGAAATAATGCGATATAAAAGTGAAAAGAGCGGAATAACAAACATAATAAACGAGATTAACCCATTTGCAGTATTACTAGCACCTCCAGATTTACAAAAGATAAACTTTGATGTAAGGCTTTACAAGGAACTGATAAATGAAGGAGTTATTGTAATGTTACGTGTCTTCGACTGTGAATCGGTATTTCATTTCTCACTACAAGATTTCGAAAAGGTTATCCCAGAATCATTAACGGCAAAAATTTTACACTTACAGAAGATTTTTAAGGCTACCGAAGTTTCTAAGGAAAAACTTCGAGAGCTTGTTGATTCTTCGCCTATGATAACCGAGAAGTGTACACGGAGAGTCTTTCAGAATTACAAGAACGTATTAATCGAGTCATATAACGATGCACTTTCCCCTAACTACGCATCTTTAGATGTAGATTTAATGTTTGTAGTTACACCGGGTAAAGTATTCTTAATTGAGGAATTTAAAAAAGTTATAGGTCTCTTTACTTATCCTCCATGGATAGTTCCCGTTTCATCATTTATGAAATATGTTAGGGTGGTGAGGTCATGGAATATCGAAGTAGGTAGGTATCAATTAAATGATAACCTCTTGGATTTCGTTCTCAAATTTATTGATAAAAATGAGTAAATAAGAAAACAAAGTATAAAATTAAGGAAATAAGTTTTTAGATGATGTCAAATATTTTAAATTATGCAAGACAAATATGTCGATGTAAAAGGTGCTAAAATACACTTTATTGAAGAAGGAAGTGGAAAACCTTTTCTCCTATTTCACGGTGCGAGATTTAACGCTCATACATGGGTCGAAACTAAGACAGTAGAAAGTATATCCAATGCGGAATATAGAGCAATCTCGGTAGATTTTCCAGGCTTTGGTAAGTCTACTAATGGAGACTTTGAATCACTTTCATCTTTTATAAAGGACTTTATGGACACCTTAGGGATAAGCAAAGCATACTTATTAGGTGCTTCCATGGGTGGAGAAGCAGTATTAGGATTCGCTGTAGATAACCCGGACATGGTAGATGGATTGGTATTAGTCGGAGCTGTAGGTGTTCCCGCTTATAAGAACAAGTTGAAGAACTTAGTAGGCAAGAGAATTCTTCTGATTTGGGGTGAGAAAGATTCAGTATCTCCTAGAAGTAATGCTGAGCTTATAATGAAGACCTTAAACACGGCGAAGCTTGTGATAGTAGGCAAGCAACACGCATGTTATCTAGATGATAATGTAAGGTTTAACAACGCTATAGTCAACTTCCTGAAGGGAGAGTGAATTATGGATGAGGAGTTGAGAAAAAAACTAATGGAAGTTCTTAAGGATAAGAGACTTCTGGAGGTAATGAAACATTTAAGGAAGGCTAATGTTGACTATGGAAAGTCAATAATGTTGAATACAAAAATTCCCATTCAAGAAGTAGTCGAATTACTAGACCGGCTAGAAAGGTTGGGATTAATTGAAAGAGTTCATGGTGCTACGCTGAAAAATACAGAAGCAAAGTTTAAGCTCAGTAAAGAAGTTCATAAACACCATACTTACTACACTTTGACCAGAGAAGGAGACCACTTATTAAGACAGTTAGATGAGAAGGAATTGATAAAGGCATATATTGATTTAGTTAAAAACGACCAGTTCGCCTTGGATATTCTTAAGATAGCTGATGAGGTAAATGCAGATCACGCTCTAACTTATTCAAAGCTTTTGCATAAGCCGTTAGAAGAGATAACACATAAGTTAGAGGAATTGGAGAGAATGGGTCTACTAGAAGAGGCTCAAGCTAAAATAATAAAATTTAGGGAGAGAAGGTCTAAGCCAAAAAAGGAGACTAGAACACATCATAAGTACTACGGTCTTTCAAGGATAGGAGAGTTAGTAGTCAGGGAGCTAAAAAGGCAAGGCGTAATACCAAAGTAGAAGACTCACATAGTTTCCTTAACTAGTTTATACATTTTATTTAGAATACCTATTATATCGCGTTCCTCATTAAGCTTCTTCGATATTATCTCGTCGTTTTCCCTAATGATTTTTGTTATAACGTCGTTTACTTTCTTCCTCAATAATAACTCCATCATCTTAATTCTTCTTTCTCTTATTCTCTTATCGAAGATACCTTTTTGCTTCAAATATTCCAGATGTTCCTCAAAAATATCTACAGTTTCTTTAATCCCTACTCCTTTAGTAGCTATCGTCTTTACAAGCTTAGGCTTCCATCCGTCTCTATAATCAACTTCTGCTGTGTCGATAGCAAAGCGTAAGACGTTAAACAGCATTTCTGCTTCTACTTTATCAGCTTTATTTACTACGTATACATCCCCTATTTCCATAATTCCTGCTTTCAAAGCTTGTATTTCATCCCCAGTCCCCGGAACGTTTACTACAGCGATCGTGTGAACTCCGTTTACTACGTCTGTATCTGTCTGTCCAGCTCCTACAGTTTCAACTATAATTCTGTCGAAGCCAAGACCGTCTAATGCTTCAATAAGCATCAGTGCCTCAGAAGATATACCTCCTAGATGGCCCCTCGAGGCAATACTCCTAACGAATACATTCTTTTCCTCAACACTTGTCAATCTTATCCTATTGCCCATGAAAGATCCCATGCTAAACGGACTTGAAGGATCTATCAGTATTACACCTACTCTATGACCTCTACTTACATATTCTTTGATTAACTCTCCGATTAAGGTGCTCTTACCACTTCCGGGAGAACCTGTTATTCCCACTACATGAGCTTTTCCTGATCTCTTCATTAATTCTTGTAAACTCTCTAACCCTTCACTGGACATATATTCAATCTTTGTTAAAAGACGTGAGATTGATAGCTCGTCTCCCTCAAGCGCTCTTTCAAGAAGCAATCTTTAAGCCCCTCTTAGTAGCTACCGCTTTGGTTATTTTCTCGGTAATCTCCTTCAAACTTGATCCGGGTAAAAATACTTCGTCAACTCCAATCTCTTTCAACTTAGGTATGTCTTGTGGGGGAATAACTCCTCCTACTACCAGCACTACGTCGTTTAATCCTTTTTCTTTCATTTGTTGAACTACCAAAGGAACCAGTTCTAAGTGTGCCCCGCTTAGTATGCTAACTCCTATGACATCCACGTCTTCTTGCAAAGCTGCTTTAACTATTTGCTCAGGTGTTTGTCTTAATCCCGTGTAGACTACTTCCATACCCGCATCTTTCAAAGCCCTTGCAATTACTTTAGCCCCTCTATCATGTCCGTCTAAACCTAACTTAGCCACGAGAACCTTAATTCTTCTCTCTTGACTCATCAAATATAATACCGCTTATACTGTTTAAAATCTTTATATGCATGAACAGAAGAAAAGCCAAGTATTAAAAATAATGGGCCCGCGGGGACTTGAACCCCGGACCACCGGGTCTCTCTCTTCCAGATACCGCTCATCCCCCGTAAAGGGGTCGTTAGACCCAATGTTCTCCATATCTGGAGCCCGGCACTCTACCTTGCTGAGCTACGGGCCCATTATCGATCATGTACTAAAATCGATTTGGAGACAAAGAAAATAAACTTAACTGAAATGAAGGAAAGAAGTTTTGGGAGGATAGTAGAAAAGCAAGACTACGTAAATCAGCGCTTGCAATCTATCTTCACGGTTCCAGAGCCTGGAAGCTCATCAT
It encodes the following:
- a CDS encoding peroxiredoxin, yielding MPLSKGIDAPDFEAEATTGKVKLSDYKGKSIVVLYFYPKSFTPGCTREIQRFVELYDQFKELSAEVIGVSVDSLSTQKRFAEKYNAKFPVVSDKEKKISEAYQVLNEKGTSAQRVTFIIDENGKIVEVLEKLKKAEEHADKALEIVKKMRGK
- the ppcA gene encoding phosphoenolpyruvate carboxylase, which produces MRKIPKTMSTQHPDNARVPEWNKGEVISGEGEVIEAFLAYSHYGVDEVMWDAEGKDVDTHVVRKLLSQYPEFFKEKVLGRDIFLTYRIPNPKIEGAEKKVFAETLQSIPITYDLAEKFYDTKPTPPVFEVILPFTTDYKELISIVKYYENVIVNTEDVKLVDDIYVKDLIGEINPKKIEIIPLIEDRDSMLRIDEILGGYVKALRPPYMRVFLARSDPAMNYGMISAILSVKYALSRLGKIEKQLNISFFPMLGVGALPFRGHFSPENVDRTMDEYRGVYTYTVQSAFKYDYEDDQVVSAIRKVNEREVQEKPILSDDEEEILKKIARLYTESYQPIIENLADVINKIALLLPRRRARKLHIGLFGYSRSTGKVTLPRAISFTGALYSLGIPPEIIGISSLGKLNEKEFEVFSQNYKYFKYDIQCAARFISLESLELIKQIWNVDKDTLDKIKGDIDFVEHQLGIHIGGNDYVSRKHNLMTSLALLALKEGHVDEAKNYLLEMAKIRRSLG
- a CDS encoding alpha/beta fold hydrolase; protein product: MQDKYVDVKGAKIHFIEEGSGKPFLLFHGARFNAHTWVETKTVESISNAEYRAISVDFPGFGKSTNGDFESLSSFIKDFMDTLGISKAYLLGASMGGEAVLGFAVDNPDMVDGLVLVGAVGVPAYKNKLKNLVGKRILLIWGEKDSVSPRSNAELIMKTLNTAKLVIVGKQHACYLDDNVRFNNAIVNFLKGE
- a CDS encoding DUF2250 domain-containing protein, with product MDEELRKKLMEVLKDKRLLEVMKHLRKANVDYGKSIMLNTKIPIQEVVELLDRLERLGLIERVHGATLKNTEAKFKLSKEVHKHHTYYTLTREGDHLLRQLDEKELIKAYIDLVKNDQFALDILKIADEVNADHALTYSKLLHKPLEEITHKLEELERMGLLEEAQAKIIKFRERRSKPKKETRTHHKYYGLSRIGELVVRELKRQGVIPK
- the meaB gene encoding methylmalonyl Co-A mutase-associated GTPase MeaB, producing the protein MLLERALEGDELSISRLLTKIEYMSSEGLESLQELMKRSGKAHVVGITGSPGSGKSTLIGELIKEYVSRGHRVGVILIDPSSPFSMGSFMGNRIRLTSVEEKNVFVRSIASRGHLGGISSEALMLIEALDGLGFDRIIVETVGAGQTDTDVVNGVHTIAVVNVPGTGDEIQALKAGIMEIGDVYVVNKADKVEAEMLFNVLRFAIDTAEVDYRDGWKPKLVKTIATKGVGIKETVDIFEEHLEYLKQKGIFDKRIRERRIKMMELLLRKKVNDVITKIIRENDEIISKKLNEERDIIGILNKMYKLVKETM
- a CDS encoding cobalamin B12-binding domain-containing protein, which encodes MMSQERRIKVLVAKLGLDGHDRGAKVIARALKDAGMEVVYTGLRQTPEQIVKAALQEDVDVIGVSILSGAHLELVPLVVQQMKEKGLNDVVLVVGGVIPPQDIPKLKEIGVDEVFLPGSSLKEITEKITKAVATKRGLKIAS